GGTGGAGGCAGACAGCAGCCTGGCAGGAGAGGAAGCAGTTTAGGCAGAAGTTTCACAAGTGGCCTTCCATGATGTAGCTCACAGTGCTGACTGCTGAAGACCAGGAGCGTGCAAGTCAGAGGGCTCAGCAACAAGAACCACTGCAGCAGCTGGACAcacagcagctggggcggcagcagggctggcagcagggcCTGCAGCAACTGGAAAtgcagcagctggggcggcagcagggcctgcagcagctggaaatgcagcagctggggcggcagcagctgggctggcagcagggTCTGCAGCAGCTGGAAAtgcagcagctggggcggcagcagctgggctggcagcagggTCTGCAGCAGCTGGAAAtgcagcagctggggcggcagcagctgggctggcagcagggTCTGCAGCAGCTAGAAATGCAGCAGCTAGGGcggcagcagggctggcagcacACAGACTGGCAGCAGGGCCTGCAGCAGCTGGACAcacagcagctggggcggcagcagggctggcagcacACAGACTGGCAGCAGGTAGGTCTgcagcagctgggctggcagcagctggacacacagcagctggggcggcagcagctgggctggcagcagCCCTCCTCAGAGCAGGTGGAGCCACAACAGGAGTTGACCATGGTGTCAGAGGATGGAGGTTCTGAGTTAGTGTCCAAGGAGATGTGGTTGGAAAGT
This sequence is a window from Perognathus longimembris pacificus isolate PPM17 chromosome 17, ASM2315922v1, whole genome shotgun sequence. Protein-coding genes within it:
- the LOC125365333 gene encoding keratin-associated protein 4-6-like is translated as MVNSCCGSTCSEEGCCQPSCCRPSCCVSSCCQPSCCRPTCCQSVCCQPCCRPSCCVSSCCRPCCQSVCCQPCCRPSCCISSCCRPCCQPSCCRPSCCISSCCRPCCQPSCCRPSCCISSCCRPCCQPSCCRPSCCISSCCRPCCRPSCCISSCCRPCCQPCCRPSCCVSSCCSGSCC